Proteins encoded together in one Coffea arabica cultivar ET-39 chromosome 2c, Coffea Arabica ET-39 HiFi, whole genome shotgun sequence window:
- the LOC113723318 gene encoding protein EXPORTIN 1A-like: protein MMRKLSKQLNGEDWMRNNLNTLLGNRIYIRINDGGTSVLLYAENKFLVMVIRDLLNLCEITKGKANKVVIASNIMQMTVNSSFRWLMVISRSLKENGLSNLVKVQCY from the exons ATGATGAGGAAGTTAAGTAAACAGCTCAATGGTGAGGATTGGATGCGGAACAACCTAAATACCTTGCTGGGCAATAGGATCTATATCAGGATCAATGATGGAGGAACAAGTGTATTGCTTTATGCT GAAAACAAGTTTCTTGTGATGGTGATACGTGATTTGTTAAACCTTTGTGAGATTACAAAAGGCAAAGCCAACAAAGTAGTTATTGCAAGTAATATAAT GCAAATGACCGTGAACTCCAGTTTTCGATGGTTGATGGTGATTTCAAGAAGTTTGAAGGAAAATGGTCTGTCAAATCTGGTAAAAG TACAATGCTACTAA